GACTTTTTTCTtattataaacaaaataaaatatatattcgtgtgtgttttgtttgtttgtcggCATTCATTCCTAAACTGCCAGCCTATCAACTGCAGCCTGtagcaaaacacaaaaaaagataaGGCCTGTGGGAGTAACTGCAATCTACAGATAGAGGATGTTGCAGAGGGATCACTAATGCTTTAAATTACAAAATGGATAGGTGAGAAAATGCTGAAGGATAATGCTGGAGAAGCTCATCTTTTGTAGAGAGGGTCTGTCATGTGAGTGAAATGCCAGCTTGCACTTTAAAGTGACTTATGGGTGTGCTTTTTGTAAAAATAACCGGTGATTCATGTACAGTTAAGTCACATACAGCTGAGGTAGGATCACAGTTTAGATAACATTGTATTCAAATTCTTCCTCCACAGGTGGTGATGACCTCTCAGCAGAGGATGCTGGTAAGCCAGACTGCAATTAAAGTAAACACCATCACCGCCAGCATTGATCTGTGCAGCGTTCCTCAGACTTGGCTTGAGAGTACAGCCTTGCCATGCTGCTATTCAGTGGCGGTGGGCATTGTCAGATTGGCTGTACTGTAGTCCAGTGGCCTTACGGGATAGCATGGGGGCAAACCATATTTTGAGGAAGGGGGGTTggtagagtgtgtgtgtgtgtgtgtgtgtgtgtgtgtgtctaaatgCGTAAGCACAACTATGTGTGCCTCGAATGTCTGCCAACAGGATAGTTGGGCTGTGCACTTTTGCAACTGTTACTACTTTCCATAACAGGCAGGCTGACTTAGAGGCTCCTTGTACTGTACACAGTACAGCAGGGTGGCAGGGATTTCTGCACTCAAGGTCTCTTTCTCCCAGTCAGCTTCAGCTCCAGGACCATGGCACAACAGAGTCCTACCGACCCCACGAAAATGGGAGTGGGTCGGGCAATTGCCGTGCTTACCTCCGGAGGCGATGCCCAGGGTAAGTAGATGGTCTCCGGGGAGCATGGTGTGCCCAGGCAGTATTGCTGTTGTTTTGCTTCAGCAGGTGGAAGATCTGACTGTGGAAAATCAGTGCTTAGGGACTCATCAGCAGTGACAATAGAGTCAAGAATTAAAGTCTTGTCTTTGAAACTGTTGTTGGTTGTCAAAgacaaataataaatacaatgaaTACAAACTGTGCATGTATGACAATGAATTAGACTTAACACTCTAAATCTGTTTTATCTAAACTACTAAGTACATGGCAGTGAAGTACAAACTTCACTGCCATGTTTAATCACCACAGCAGCTCTATTTTATATCAACTGTAACTACTAACAAATGTTTGCTCACTGATCATATTTAATGATTTTCATTCTAAAGAGTTAAACTATTGAGCTATCCACTCTTATGGATAACTTATGTAAAAGGGCAGCATGAAGGACTTCGCCCAGACGTGGTAGAACTACAGACAGAGATAGATGCTCCCCTGACCTTTAACTTGATGAGGAATATCTCCACTGTGACCTTTGGGAGGCGTGTCAGTGACCCCACACAATCCTGTAGTGTAAGCATGTGAGGCAGTGAGCTATTCAAatgattcatttttttcccatctCAAATGTATAAGATCCTTGAACAGAGTACAAAACTGGATATCTCTAACCTCTTTATTTTCCTAAAATACATAATCCTCATTAGAACTTGTATGTCATTTACCAagtttcttcctcctctccttccACCTTTCTCTGTAGAACTGTATCTGTTATGGGGGCTAATTTTAGAGGCATGACCTTTCTGTCATGTGTTTGTAAAGGGGGGAGATAGAGTGGGAGTCCAGTCCAATTCTTCCTTACTCTCCTCTCCTTTTTTACACTGTAAGTGGAGATGCTCTTGACACCCTTAAAGTTAATTTATCCACATCTTGTCCTTTAAACAACCCCTTCAAAAGAGCAGACACAGGCCCAGTTTCCTTTCCAGCAGTTTACCACTATCAGCTCTCTTGTGGTTCTTGATGCTCCCATTTGGTGTTTATCAGCTGACGAAGCATGTTAATATGAAGTCTAAAAAAAGAACTGTCATTATACTTGCAGAGATTAGTTGTGCTGCATCAGTGCAGATTATTATCAAGGAAAATGGTGCCTTGGAATGAGTAAATAGCCTACTCGAGTTACCACACTAACTTAGAGACAACCAGACAGACTTTGAtgcaaaactaaaaataatgcAAGTGAGGATGGGATATTCTTAATTGATCCCCACGAGGCTGAGGTGTAAAAACCGGCTGTGAAAATATGCTAATCCAGTTATCATAAATTTGAAGGAGGGCATAATTTtgaacttttaactgtattttcatgcattttacagcttttcctatcAGTAAAGACCTCACTTATGGCCACTTATATACCACCATAATAGATAAGCAAATGACAGAAACCTTCCTGTTTTTTCACTCCTATTctaatttctgttttttaacaatgtgtccggtaataaaaaaatagaatattattgttaataaatataaacttttatttGATAATTACAGAACAGTCTGCagaatgagctaccagaaccttttctgtcattttacgCAATTTTATTTCTAACAATTTATGCCCAAAGAGTTGTGGCGACTTTGTTACGGAGAAAACTGGGATATATTGTTGTAATTGACTTTGCATTGCTTTTTCTCATACTAAATTATCTTAAggattaaatgtgcagttaaacATCTCTGTACTGACAGAACAAGGTGTTTCATTGATCTAACCTACCCGAGATCAAAGTGGACCGTATGACATCCCTGCCATAGGTAAAGAAAATTTGCAGGATTAGGATTAGGAACAGTGGATATTCATGCATGTAGCATCTGGGGGGCAGCTCCATGTGTAACCCAGCACCTTAGCCAAAGGCACAATCACAGGAGAATTGCCCCTGTGTGTTTTTGATGGCAGAGGGAGTACAAGGAGAACAAGAAAACTCTACGCAAAAGCCCTTTAGCCCAGGTTTGAACCCAGAACCCTGTGGCTGTGGGGCAATGGTACAAAACTTTAAACCACTCAGACTTTAAATCATTAAACATACATATGTTAGACAGGAAGTTGTTAAAGTGCCACATGTATCCAAAAAATTTAAACCAAACCTTTATGCGCTGTCATAAGTTTCCTATACATTATTCCTGCAGGTATGAATGCAGCTGTGAGGGCCGTAGTCCGAGTGGGAATTTACACTGGAGCCAAGGTCTTCTTTGTGCATGAGGTAAATTCTGCTTTTAACTTCATTTGGTTTCTTCGGATTAATCATTGTAAACACATATTCAAGAGCTCCAGGTGGTATCTTCAGTTTCGGCATGATGTTTGTGCAACAAACCAAAACCACCATACCTAATATTGTTATTCAGTTAATACTACTGTTAACAGTaaacatataataaaataaaaagtgtattgttatttttcctttcaaatttaaaaaaaaatatttgattccATATGACATATATTCCACTGCCTAATATCCCCACCATAATAATAAAATCAACTGACGGAGTACAGTAGCTGACTATATAATCACTAAGTACAAACATTCCCTATCATTAAGCCCCAAGCTTTATCCGAGATATGACCCCTTTTCACCGAGGTGACATTGTTCTTGTTTGCTGACAGGGTTACCAGGGTCTAGTAGATGGAGGAGACCATATCCGCCCTGCTACATGGGAGAGTGTGTCAATGATGCTGCAGCTGGTGAGAACACACAAGGATGCAAAAACTGctgggttttcatttttgtttgttttattgtttttatgttaaaaaatggTCACAGACTAAGCAGTAGATCAAATTAGCAGCTAAATGTCAGCATTTTTAAATTGCAAGACTAAATAGAAATTAAACATTTGTGCTTAGATTTTGTTTAATTGCAGCTGCCATTCTTCTTATTAGCCTCTTTGTGATTCTTGTCGGGGTCTGAAACCCTTCTTCATTGCCTGATGTCAGGGTGGGACTGTGATCGGCAGTGCCCGCTGTCAGGATTTCCGAACCAAGGAAGGTCGCACAAAGGCTGCTTGTAACTTAGTCAAACTGGGCATCACCAACCTGTGTGTGATTGGAGGTGATGGCAGCTTGACGGGTGCAAACCAATTCAGAACAGAGTGGAGCGAGCTGCTGGCAGACCTTGTTAAAGCCGGTGAGAAACACAGAATTCACTTTTCTTAACGACACAATAAACTCATGTTGTTATGAAACATCCATCATTTTCCAAActacttatccagttcagggtcgcCTATGCCTGGCGCCGCTCCCGGGtcaccagccaatcacagggcTAGTTATGGAACATGGCGTGGTGCATTTTACTGCCGTTAGCCTATTTGTCAagtgttttgtcattttgtccTCAGGTAAGATCACGGCAAATGAGGCCAAGTCCGCTTCCCACCTTAACATTGTTGGCATGGTGGGCTCCATTGACAATGACTTCTGTGGAACTGACATGACCATCGGCACTGATTCTGCCCTCCATCGCATCATAGAGATCGTTGATGCCATCACCACCACCGCACAGAGGTATGCCCAGAGGCAgttgcatttttaaatgtgaacaAAGGAGACAACTGATTTCAGAACTCCTGACCAAAAATCTGTTATTGTGCAGTCACCAGAGGACCTTCATCCTGGAGGTAATGGGCAGGCACTGTGGGTAAGTACAGCTTGTGTGAGTGTTTTGTGCACATCAGTGTAAGTGTCGTTTCAGTGGTCACAAAGCTGTAATTACATTATCTCTGTGGAACAACAGAATATGGCACTGACACCAAAATAGATGAAAATGGAGGTGATGAACTGTGTGTGAAACCTTGAGGAggttatatatatgtgtgttcaAGTTATGTCATCtcagtttctttaaaaagaatTCACAAATTCTTGATATCATCTCTAAAATTGCGGACgatgtttattttgttgatGCTATGTTTACTTAGTCACATTACTTTATCGTgtttgttattatcattattctGGGAATTAGTTTTACAACAAAAATCAAATTTTAATATATACCCAATATTAGCTTTAgatattttaaagttttagaaaaaatgttacttggctttgtttgtttggtttccaGTTACCTGGCTTTGGTGACAGCTCTAGCCTGTGGTGCTGACTGGGTGTTCATCCCAGAGATGCCCCCAGATGATGGATGGGAGGAGCATCTGTGCAGAAGACTGACAGAGGTGGATTTCATATTCATGCTCACTTTGGCTTTGTTACAGTTCATACATGTAGTGAAAAGTGAATGGCGATTCTCTGTTTTACTCTGTCCCTCTTAGCAACGAGGCCGTGGCTCCCGCTTGAATATTATCATTGTTGCAGAGGGAGCGATGGACCGCCAAGGTAAACCAATCACCTGTGACCATGTCAAACAGGTCAGTATTGGCACTACTCCAGAATGCCACGTTACGCTCAACTATAGTTAGAAAGACTGCTCATAAATCATCTGTCTGTGCAGCTGGTATCAAAGAAACTAGGTTTTGACACCCGCACCACCATCTTGGGCCACGTGCAGAGAGGAGGAACTCCCTCTGCCTTTGATAGAATCCTGGTAATGTCTCAGTAAGATCTTCACAATGAATCACCGGctggtatttttttctttataaagtTAAGTGggtaaaaaatgtgtttcaggcaaGCAGAATGGGAGTGGAGTCAGTTATGGCTCTGCTGGAGGCCACACCAGAGACTCCTGCTTGTGTGGTCAGCTTGTCGGGAAACATGGCTGTCAGACTTCCGCTCATGGAGTGTGTGCAAGTGGTGAGTTAAGATCCTAAGCACACAAAAAGTCTGTCTTCGACACACGGGATCTTAAAGTATACGATATGGAAAATATAAAGTGTACGAGATGCTGTAGGCAAGCTATAATTGGCTTTGGGgttgatttccttttttttcttccaacttCACCTATATCAGACCAAAGATGTCACAACAGCCATGGCTGAGGGGCGGTATGATGACGCGGTGAAGCTCAGGGGAAAGTGAGGCATgcacttttgtgttgttaatatGAAATGCTCATGTGCTGCAATAATTTTTGAAtgtctatattttttttttttttctaatttctggCAACAGGAGTTTTGAGAACAACTGGAACACTTACAAGATGCTGGCTCATGTCCGCCCCCCAGAGGCAAAGGTTTGGAACTGCCGTTCAACCAAATACATTTTCTCTCAGTCATTGTCATTAAGCCTCACTGAAAAATCAAATATctctgtaaatatttctttgcCAGAGTAATATCAACATCGCCATACTGAATGTGGGAGCTCCGTGTTCTGGAATGAATGCTGCAGTTCGTTCAGCTGTGAGGACTGGACTCCTCCAGGGCCACCAGATGATGGCTGTGCATGATGGCTTCGATGGCTTGGCCCATGGAGTGGTAATCTAATtgcatgcaaaaaataaataaacaaataaataaggaaGACTAGGGACTGTTTACTGTTTAAGCATTTAAACAGCTGTTTACCATAACTGTGCACAGCCATTACATATGATAGAGCACTTGCTCTGTGACTCCACAGATTGAGCCCATTGGCTGGTCTGGAGTGGCAGGATGGACTGGAAAGGGGGGCTCCTTCCTGGGCACAAAGAGGTGAGAGGTGACAAGTGCAGTAATGAGAGTGTGTGTTACAGGTCTTACATCTCCTTAACTTTAGGTTAGAGAGATATAATCTATTATCATGTGGCTTTCTTCTGTTCTGAAGATCCCTGCCTCAGGAGTTCATGGAGGAGATCAGCCTCAGCATCACTAAGTTCAACATTCATGCTCTAATCATTATTGGAGGCTTTGAGGTGAGCAGCATTATTGAGGCTGTGATAATGCCACAGGTAGATCAGTATTCACACCATAACCTACATATTTTAGGTT
This genomic interval from Oreochromis niloticus isolate F11D_XX linkage group LG5, O_niloticus_UMD_NMBU, whole genome shotgun sequence contains the following:
- the pfkmb gene encoding phosphofructokinase, muscle b, which gives rise to MAQQSPTDPTKMGVGRAIAVLTSGGDAQGMNAAVRAVVRVGIYTGAKVFFVHEGYQGLVDGGDHIRPATWESVSMMLQLGGTVIGSARCQDFRTKEGRTKAACNLVKLGITNLCVIGGDGSLTGANQFRTEWSELLADLVKAGKITANEAKSASHLNIVGMVGSIDNDFCGTDMTIGTDSALHRIIEIVDAITTTAQSHQRTFILEVMGRHCGYLALVTALACGADWVFIPEMPPDDGWEEHLCRRLTEQRGRGSRLNIIIVAEGAMDRQGKPITCDHVKQLVSKKLGFDTRTTILGHVQRGGTPSAFDRILASRMGVESVMALLEATPETPACVVSLSGNMAVRLPLMECVQVTKDVTTAMAEGRYDDAVKLRGKSFENNWNTYKMLAHVRPPEAKSNINIAILNVGAPCSGMNAAVRSAVRTGLLQGHQMMAVHDGFDGLAHGVIEPIGWSGVAGWTGKGGSFLGTKRSLPQEFMEEISLSITKFNIHALIIIGGFEAFMGGLQLVQAREKYEELCIPLVVVPATVSNNVPGSDFSIGADTALNTITMTCDRIKQSAAGTKRRVFIIETMGGYCGYLATMAGLAGGADAAYIYEDPFNIHDLELNVEHLVEKMKTTVKRGLILRNEKCNANYTTDFIFNLYSEEGKGVFDCRKNVLGHMQQGGTPSPFDRNFGTKMGMKSVLWLTDKLKECYRHGRIFANSQDSACVLGMRKRALVFQPLAELAEQTDFDHRIPKTQWWLRLRPILKILAKYKVSLDTSEKTAMEHVIKKRGLVKQ